In a genomic window of Sarcophilus harrisii chromosome 4, mSarHar1.11, whole genome shotgun sequence:
- the MUCL3 gene encoding mucin-like protein 3 has product MGASSRTISVSSKLTASSQKERGTSFRTISVSPKPITTYHEEIGTSDRTTSVSFKNKTTSHEDIGILDRTTTVSPKTITTYYDGMGTTSRSSKNKTTSHEGIGTLYSTTTVSLKITNTSHTGRRTSIIGDLKKTTQASNRVSLFEKTTDWIKAVSDKVTESLGTSYKPTSASDKTIGAMEPTTVMGNLDKTITFGGTSEKMVKSFEKTTGLYKTKISSYQTQGALDKTIQISDKTTKASGGPRPLDKTTHKSTSTPYTTLAALYPSLQVTSEKTFAPFTTLNYTQELNSTKSINNYWPDQKTDKSRGGSQNGATQGVLEGNSFPAWAIVIVVLVAVIFLLLLIGLLFMAPYIIRTRQMTTDHEENDAKNEIGPNSYPVFLMEQQTLGRSQLLLP; this is encoded by the exons ATGGGAGCCTCATCCAGGACCATATCTGTCTCATCCAAACTAACTGCTTCTTCCCAAAAGGAAAGGGGAACTTCCTTCAGGACCATATCTGTCTCACCCAAGCCCATAACTACCTATCATGAGGAAATAGGAACCTCAGACAGAACCACATCTGTATCATTCAAGAATAAAACTACTTCTCATGAAGATATTGGAATCTTGGACAGGACCACAACTGTCTCACCCAAGACTATAACTACCTATTATGATGGGATGGGAACCACATCTAGGTCATCCAAGAACAAAACAACTTCACATGAAGGCATTGGAACCTTGTACAGTACCACAACTGTCTCACTCAAGATTACAAATACTTCCCACACAGGAAGGAGAACCTCTATTATAGGAGATCTGAAGAAAACCACTCAAGCATCAAATAGGGTATCTCTCTTTGAAAAGACCACAGATTGGATTAAAGCTGTTTCAGACAAGGTAACTGAATCCTTAGGAACTTCATACAAGCCTACATCTGCTTCTGACAAAACCATAGGAGCCATGGAACCAACCACAGTCATGGGAAATTTAGACAAAACTATAACTTTTGGGGGAACCTCAGAAAAGATGGTTAAATCCTTTGAAAAGACCACAGGCCTTTACAAGACTAAAATTTCTTCATATCAAACTCAGGGAGCTTTGGACAAAACTATCCAAATTTCAGATAAAACCACAAAAGCTTCAGGAGGCCCAAGACCCTTGGACAAGACTACCCATAAATCTACATCTACTCCCTATACTACTTTAGCTGCCCTTTATCCATCACTCCAGGTTACTAGTGAGAAAACCTTTGCACCTTTCACAACTCTCAACTATACACAGGAGTTGAATTCtacaaaatcaatcaataattattgGCCAGACCAGAAAACAGATAAATCAAGAGGAGGATCCCAGAATGGAGCAACCCAGGGGGTGCTGGAGGGAAATTCATTTCCTGCCTGGGCCATTGTCATTGTGGTCCTGGTGGCTGTGATCTTCCTCCTGCTACTCATTGGCCTACTCTTCATg GCTCCCTACATAATCCGAACACGTCAGATGACTACAGACCATGAGGAAAATGATGCCAAGAATGAGATTGGTCCCAATTCTTATCCCGTCTTTCTGATGGAACAGCAAACATTGGGTCGGAGCCAGTTGCTATTACCTTAG